The Nomia melanderi isolate GNS246 chromosome 3, iyNomMela1, whole genome shotgun sequence genomic interval CCCGCAATCTGCTGCCAGACCAGAGTGCCCGGAACATTCCTGACCATCGGGATGGAGAGAAATCGAACGGCAGTGTCCTGGCCACTCGCGTTTGGACCGTCGACTCGACCACTACACACATCTGCACACTCGAATAGATAGATATCAAACGATGCCGTAGCAACATCCTTTCCTCTGGTCACTGGATAGATCACTTACCgcgataatgaatattaaagaaacgtTCATCGTATATCTCGttacttttcttttgttgttctTATTTGTTAGTTGATTCTGTTAGAACCTTCGGGCAAGAGGACACGGAATGAAGTATTCACGGTTTCATTCGGTCGTGTCACATTTATGCCGTCCGTTCGGGGGCAAGTGTCGTGCATAGAATATTGTCGATCAATTCGTTATTGTCATTCAACGAACGAAACCGGCGGCCATAGTTTTTCAAACCGCTCGCGCCTCGTTACCCCGGTCACTCGTACCCCTTTTTTTTACTTTCACTGGCATATGTTGCGCCAGAGTCCGGATTACTTCTTTTCTCGCACACGCGGACTTTGATAGCCGTTGCCGGACAGGACGGGTTTAGTTGGTATTCCACGTTCATCGCGGCGTCATCGGCTCGCGCTCACCGCTACGTGACCATCGGCAGGCGGAACAACATGGATTTCCTTCGAAATTTGGTAGTTACGTCATTAGACGATCGTTGTATCGttcgtattatattattaagcGAATGGTAAAGAGATTACCGGTATTCAGGGAGACAGCGAAGAATTTCTTGCAAGTAAAAAGTAATGCGTCGATGAGAAAAGGATCTTGACGATTGGAGTGACTTGTGTTTGTACTGTACAATTGGAATGATCGGAGAAGGTTCAATTGAATCGAATTCGAACAATGTTTAACAAGCTTTTAAACAACACTTGATACAATTCAGTGACATTGTAATATAGTAatgattaatactagaactaccgatcacttaagCTGATTTTTACAAACTTCTTTCTAATAACCATGAGTGTtcgtttattaagatttaaaTTGACTTGTATCTCAGTTTTACTATTAccgaattagtttcgttaattctagtgataatactgaaactagcaaacggatcaaaatgacccttTCCTGATTTTttgttgttacaattattaaaaagataacatgttttttctaacaaatgattaataaaattgatttaggaatacgcaaactaaacaataaatgaattaaagcttcaatagatgcactcttcgagtttctatagaatttcaaaatgtcaatttaactgctcgatagttttagtgttaaggactGGTTCACGTGACTTCCGCGGCCATATAATCTCGAACTGCTCCGGAGCACCCTtcgttcgagtaattaattcTCTATTTGATTTTAGATGATTCTGATTGTGCTCGTGCTGACGCTTCACAATGACAAATGCCTATCGACCGCCGAGCCTATTAGCCTTTTCTCATTCATACACGATTTAGTGCAAAGCAACATAGCTGGGGTACCGGTCATCCATGAGGCAAGTATTCTCTtctgtgaaataagaaaaaaagaaataaaaaaaaatgtaaaatgaaagaagaaaaagaaaagaacgcaAACGAGATAGGACGGGAGACTCATACGACATTGAATTGAACAGCAAACCCAGTGGGATTTCGATCCTAATGTTGGGAAACAGAGACGGATCAGATACGAGAAGGAAAATGGACGTTACGGTGAAATTGCGATCGCAAAGATCGGCATGGGTATTGGATACAAAGGACCTTGGGGAACACCTGTGTGAAAAGAAAtgtgtaaaaaatgttaatgatttgTAAATAGACATTACTTAAACATAAGCATTCAGATTCTGTTTAAAGCATATTTATACATCCGAagatgaaatatattatgatatattatataatatgctataagaataataaatataactgcCCCTTTGATGTTCCATCCCCACCATAGAAAAGTACAGTAGTGAGAACCAAATTAGATCCGTGGTTCTATTCGATTCTAGtcttattacaaatattaataagtatagACATCAATTCCTTTATTGCTGGACTTGTACAGAGTGTTTTGCGAGAAATGGATAGTCAGAAGTACAATGCAAAATACTTTCTTAATATTAGGAAtcttatttaaccccttgatctacaaTATTGTATCAGACTCgcgataaaaattgtaaatattacttttctattgtcaatcgtGAACCTTTGGAGTagacatagacatagaacaagcatcaaaattctttgtcctagtaaattattaatgataaagcagttttatcgatcacagttaagaaataaatcatagggcaaggggtttaGCAAAGAAGCAACTATTTACATGATTTCTTCcttattataaaatcattccTTACGCATTGTACAAAGTAATATCCAGTTAAGTGTCTCAAACTTAAGACAGTCCTAACATCAATACATCTTACAGAATCACCTGGTAATTTCATTCATCGAACAAACCTCCGTCCACTTTTTATGAAACACTCTACACAAATTACTCTTCCAATGAAATAAAGATGAGCTGCAAATGTAAATGACTAATGACCATAATGCTTCTCCTAGAAATTTGCCCATGATTCTAACAAAAAGGAAATGCAACATCATTCCAGTTCTAACTCGATGACCTCCGTTCTTTCTTCGACCTTGAGTGATTCCATCATCAGCCGTCGCGTAATCGACTTTCATCGAATTTCATGGAACAACTGGGCCGCAATGGTTACGTTCAAGGTTCCTCTAAACGTGGTGCCGTCATGGTGCCTATGTACATATGTACTTAGGTGCGTGCAACCATCGAACGAAGCATTATGTGCCCCGTTCGACTTTCACTTCATCGTGTCGTCGAAAGAACGAAGTGGGGATGTGAAGCGAAGAGAAGAACAGTAACGGATTCTCCGGATAAGGCTGGTGAAACACGGAATCAGAAAAACGGAAACAGACCGATCGTACGGGTCGTAGTAATCGTGTTCTCCGAGTTTTCATTGAGGTGTTCATTCGATTTTGTGTACTGAAAGAAGAGGCTTCCACTATTCCGGTGGAAAGCTCGCACGTTCGGTATCCACGCAACTACGGACTTTCGAAACTTTCGTTCTTGGCAGTCACGATTATGGCAAAGCAGCATTCTGTGAGTAAAATAAGGGATCgatttaaaatgaaaagaaataaaatggtaCAAGGATAAaccaattaatatatatatatatatgttgtatatataaatatatatacagatgTAAACGAATTCTGAAAAGAATGATTCTGTTCAAACGATCGACTGATTGACCCACTTCCGGTACACATGCCACAGACAGTTTCTATTTCTTATCTCTTGATACACTTTGTGAAGTATGGGTACTTTTTATCCTTCTGGTGTGTAGAAATAATGAACTGGGTTAAATGAGATACGTTTTTGCAAGCTAGAGTTTCAACATGTTAACATTAGTTAACCTACTTTTCAGTGGACGACCGTGATCTTTGCAACAATGATCACCGCGTTTCTTCTAGGATTAATTGCTGGGAACGAAGCGACAATTGCTCAGCCTAAAGCacctaattttcaatattttgaacggtgagaaatatgaatataaattgcaGCAAACTATCTAATTTTTTATACTATCAATTATACTGAAATAAACACGTTAGTAGTGGGACATATTACAATATATGTTTATTGCTACTACTATATACTCGATATGAATataattgacaatataaaaaatgtagccCTTTATTTCCACACTACTTCTGTGTTAATACTTTTATCTTTCAatacaatagaatttttatgcTATGACATTAGCTGGTAATTTACTTGTAGGACTGAAAGGGATCTGAGCAGGACTTAAATAGGTCGTTTTCTGTAAAATTCCTCTTCTCATGTTTAAATGGTATATTATAAAGACATGCTAATCGTTATCTTGCCTTTTACAGGCCTAAATACCGTTACCCATACTATGATGAGAATGGTAGAG includes:
- the LOC116431803 gene encoding uncharacterized protein LOC116431803 isoform X1, whose amino-acid sequence is MDFLRNLMILIVLVLTLHNDKCLSTAEPISLFSFIHDLVQSNIAGVPVIHEQTQWDFDPNVGKQRRIRYEKENGRYGEIAIAKIGMGIGYKGPWGTPV
- the LOC116431803 gene encoding uncharacterized protein LOC116431803 isoform X2, which encodes MILIVLVLTLHNDKCLSTAEPISLFSFIHDLVQSNIAGVPVIHEQTQWDFDPNVGKQRRIRYEKENGRYGEIAIAKIGMGIGYKGPWGTPV
- the LOC116431809 gene encoding uncharacterized protein LOC116431809 isoform X1, producing MAKQHSWTTVIFATMITAFLLGLIAGNEATIAQPKAPNFQYFERPKYRYPYYDENGRGKLLYGYGGPDLYQYKTYSALEGIH
- the LOC116431809 gene encoding uncharacterized protein LOC116431809 isoform X2, giving the protein MITAFLLGLIAGNEATIAQPKAPNFQYFERPKYRYPYYDENGRGKLLYGYGGPDLYQYKTYSALEGIH